From a single Lytechinus pictus isolate F3 Inbred unplaced genomic scaffold, Lp3.0 scaffold_19, whole genome shotgun sequence genomic region:
- the LOC135157763 gene encoding uncharacterized protein LOC135157763 — MSSEEHTGGDKSKTSPGSFAADETEFRNGEKDLGVSPVRNLPCLEDQSTALESQSDRQTDADMDGAECSTPTLTIKSESKSLLTIDTLPKNAIVTDEGLLQLSSTVGNNSNLINLGIRLGFSYQEAREYKQTNYTGGEVGHQGTTKMLFEWKMKHMGYIRDLYAALEKSALAAVAEVVLLQEEGSYTYPEVPLSGSEDSFITMFKEELTQYYLDDYCCVKTDPWDEREFKLNQYFINMALCQENTSTGKVTKIPLKGGHNDLFDLKVNERLRNRILVFGEGGMGKTTLCKKLAYDWATKKEQSPLRNIPIVCALEFQKLQESDNVADAIHNQLLCKDSDITPNKIRQFIKANPKKIAIVLDGYDEFDPNSHKGDINDLLSCKIMYQVVTLITTRPWHACLLRQKTQMYAQVSLDGFDADGIKAYVSQYFEDEPVANRCYESILANGIMLQLSRTPILLSMICYLNKVCSEDIDHLDTLNSLFAKFLRALFVNNIDRVGETQRPLYHEMITEVIDMAELEEFWDNLGEIALRGVLVPGKKLMFSMEVFQGREYIGEVGLKLGILVQQKLKVTRDNVFESMKIVYSFPHLLFQEKCAGDFLAAHSDVLDSTLQGVDGVGEAISLQYALAFTCGRRLREENCQSRLRSKKIIQRLSEMQDISGDTTLFLSETEHLGNIIPDFLDDMLAIKSYHFARSLFLLSIVLNHESQAGSELIEEITSLDKDRPVHSPDQDYDGRLCDCLLYFLKSASLNNCHLQPCGSLTLTNSINKIQLFDFLSMAMKVFTELRDISVMKYSADFSLPRGYTDDGNSPSKYTMLQELHLSYGLEPINLSELLNLMVGLNFDALALSISNCQMDMISHASQISHSMNPGFRQYTGIRKIELTSIETPVEMTYLLETAARFCPMLMDLNLNFMTLNMPTCASLEDWPIAFLGKTSLKRLNIGYTDKPIQAMDLIKVLSLYCTCLKRCYLTDVEVEIRSPMDIEFVDFAEKLAVEEFELNNLHSTVNFADIMCLVGKTCSGVKLISLNRFKLSIPNLVEIRKIGLCENPELEDIRIRMTKSASTTPLSDQGGESTGGVSDSPQDQISASASAKKFDSPDDEIKTGVKTDKRDSLSMHGDAYLAVGGHSLPSITYQSNMMARDCADERRLSSFDNRTHIPLETSSKLSTNVISASRTISKPMDVSCDTPNLHQHTHSATENRVQVNTSQVRGNVIPNANEIKRLLKHFSPDVMPESGSLPTTDKEVSLIFLNKNIPKDWFSLLDLLALTAAASSNLKRLRLLDVNVEIPSLSLLKSYPFRVGIKHLIMAKTRFRNASLVQVLNVVAAVCPNLQLLGLSDWLEEIGPNINVDYNSPCNLNLTEIRVEFLHNSVSLHGMLSLTSAICPSLRILSIANIKGSMSRPSEESTQSRKCHTPPPRFQLSLIRCWSPISIPELLSLMRRFYQGAILKVALWDCQLAIPPERSDYSWYSERHHYQVHLTKCRARLVGMTVQNTMSKTCPFFDRVVNDDDDELLKYQTPGQTNLFDEASFFDDRRRLMHYAFLQHEIDAIESPSSPRDVY, encoded by the exons ATGAGCTCAGAAGAGCATACAGGGGGTGATAAGAGTAAAACATCACCCGGATCGTTTGCAGCTGATGAGACTGAATTTAGGAACGGTGAGAAAGACCTTGGAGTATCTCCTGTAAGAAATCTTCCATGTTTAGAAGATCAGTCGACAGCATTGGAATCCCAATCAGACAGACAAACAGATGCTGACATGGATGGTGCAGAATGTTCCACTCCGACATTGACAATAAAGTCAGAATCGAAATCACTCTTGACAATTG ATACGTTGCCAAAGAATGCAATAGTCACAGACGAAGGTTTATTACAGTTATCATCGACAGTTGGAAACAATTCCAACCTTATAAACCTGGGTATTCGTCTTGGATTCTCCTACCAGGAGGCACGTGAATATAAACAGACGAATTATACTGGTGGAGAAGTGGGCCATCAAGGAACAACCAAGATGCTATTCGAGTGGAAGATGAAACACATGGGATACATTCGAGACCTTTACGCAGCCTTAGAGAAGTCAGCATTGGCCGCTGTTGCTGAAGTGGTCCTCTTACAAGAAG AAGGTTCCTATACTTATCCGGAAGTACCCTTATCTGGCAGTGAGGACTCTTTCATCACGATGTTTAAAGAGGAATTGACACAGTACTACCTTGACGACTACTGCTGCGTGAAAACAGACCCATGGGATGAAAGAGAGTTCAAGCTCAACCAATACTTCATCAACATGGCGCTATGTCAGGAAAACACTAGCACAGGTAAAGTCACAAAGATTCCTCTCAAAGGAGGACACAACGATCTATTTGATCTGAAGGTCAATGAGCGGTTACGCAATCGTATCCTTGTCTTTGGTGAGGGAGGCATGGGGAAAACCACATTGTGTAAAAAGCTAGCCTACGACTGGGCAACCAAAAAAGAGCAATCGCCACTTCGGAATATCCCCATCGTTTGCGCTCTGGAATTTCAAAAGCTACAGGAATCGGACAATGTAGCCGATGCCATCCACAATCAACTCCTGTGCAAGGACAGTGACATCACTCCTAACAAGATTAGGCAGTTCATCAAGGCCAATCCGAAAAAGATTGCAATTGTGCTTGATGGCTATGACGAGTTTGATCCTAATAGTCACAAGGGCGACATCAATGACTTGCTGTCTTGCAAGATCATGTACCAGGTGGTAACATTAATCACCACACGTCCATGGCATGCTTGTTTGTTGCGGCAGAAGACACAGATGTATGCTCAAGTCAGTCTCGACGGCTTTGATGCCGATGGAATCAAAGCCTATGTCAGTCAATACTTTGAAGATGAACCAGTAGCAAACAGGTGCTATGAGAGCATTCTGGCAAATGGAATCATGCTACAACTCTCAAGAACGCCGATCCTACTCTCAATGATTTGTTATCTGAATAAGGTTTGTTCTGAAGACATTGATCATCTCGACACCCTAAACTCTCTCTTTGCCAAGTTCCTCCGGGCTCTCTTTGTCAATAACATTGACAGAGTTGGCGAAACACAGCGACCACTCTATCATGAAATGATCACAGAAGTTATCGATATGGCTGAGCTTGAAGAGTTTTGGGACAATCTTGGTGAAATAGCACTGAGAGGGGTGTTGGTCCCAGGAAAGAAATTGATGTTTTCAATGGAAGTCTTTCAAGGGAGAGAGTACATCGGTGAAGTAGGATTGAAATTGGGAATCCTCGTCCAGCAGAAATTAAAAGTAACACGAGATAACGTGTTTGAATCGATGAAGATTGTCTACTCCTTTCCGCACCTTCTCTTCCAAGAAAAGTGTGCAGGTGATTTCTTAGCGGCTCATTCTGACGTCTTAGACTCAACTTTGCAAGGCGTAGACGGTGTTGGAGAGGCTATTTCTTTACAGTATGCTCTGGCTTTTACTTGTGGAAGAAGATTACGAGAAGAGAATTGTCAGAGCCGTTTGCGTTCAAAGAAAATCATCCAGCGTCTATCAGAGATGCAAGACATTTCTGGAGATACCACATTGTTCTTGTCTGAGACAGAACATCTTGGCAACATCATTCCAGACTTTTTGGACGACATGCTCGCCATAAAGTCGTACCATTTCGCAAGATCCCTCTTTCTGCTCAGCATAGTACTTAATCATGAAAGTCAAGCTGGTTCCGAGCTTATTGAGGAAATCACTAGCCTAGACAAAGACCGTCCTGTTCATTCTCCTGATCAGGACTATGACGGAAGACTCTGTGATTGTCTTCTTTATTTCTTGAAGTCTGCCTCCTTGAACAACTGTCATCTACAGCCCTGTGGCTCATTAACGTTGACCAACAGCATAAACAAGATACAATTGTTTGATTTCTTGTCGATGGCAATGAAGGTGTTCACAGAATTACGGGATATATCCGTGATGAAATACTCTGCCGACTTTAGCCTCCCAAGAGGGTACACGGATGATGGAAATAGTCCATCTAAATATACAATGCTTCAGGAACTTCATCTGAGTTATGGTCTAGAGCCTATAAATCTCTCAGAACTACTGAATCTCATGGTTGGGTTGAATTTCGATGCGCTAGCGTTGAGTATTTCAAACTGTCAGATGGATATGATCTCTCATGCTTCCCAAATTTCACATTCAATGAATCCTGGTTTTCGACAGTACACTGGCATAAGAAAGATCGAGCTTACCAGCATTGAAACTCCTGTTGAAATGACTTATCTTCTGGAGACCGCTGCAAGGTTTTGTCCGATGTTGATGGACTTAAACCTAAATTTTATGACACTGAATATGCCAACCTGTGCTTCATTAGAGGATTGGCCCATTGCTTTTCTTGGAAAGACGTCTCTCAAAAGGCTTAATATCGGGTACACAGACAAGCCTATCCAAGCCATGGACCTCATAAAGGTCCTTTCATTGTATTGCACCTGCCTAAAGAGGTGCTATCTGACTGATGTTGAGGTGGAAATACGTTCTCCAATGGACATAGAGTTCGTTGACTTTGCTGAGAAGTTAGCCGTAGAGGAGTTTGAGCTGAATAATTTGCATTCCACCGTGAACTTCGCTGATATTATGTGCCTTGTGGGAAAGACATGTTCAGGAGTGAAGTTGATATCCCTCAACAGATTCAAGTTGTCAATCCCAAACTTGGTCGAAATAAGAAAAATTGGTTTGTGTGAAAACCCAGAGCTTGAAGATATCCGCATCCGAATGACAAAAAGTGCCTCTACTACCCCACTTAGTGATCAAGGTGGAGAATCAACTGGTGGTGTGAGTGATTCTCCACAGGATCAAATTTCGGCAAGTGCTTCTGCAAAGAAGTTTGACAGTCCTGACGATGAGATCAAGACAGGAGTAAAGACAGATAAGAGGGATTCACTTTCAATGCATGGAGATGCATACCTTGCCGTAGGTGGTCATAGCTTACCTTCTATCACATATCAAAGTAATATGATGGCTCGTGATTGTGCTGATGAGAGGAGACTCTCCTCTTTTGATAACAGGACCCATATCCCTTTGGAAACTTCCTCCAAACTCAGCACTAATGTCATATCGGCAAGTAGAACTATTTCTAAACCCATGGATGTGAGTTGTGACACTCCTAATCTCCATCAGCACACCCATTCCGCAACAGAGAACAGGGTGCAGGTAAACACGTCACAAGTGCGTGGAAACGTCATCCCGAATgcaaatgaaatcaaaagatTACTGAAACATTTCTCTCCTGATGTCATGCCTGAGAGTGGATCACTACCAACAACAGACAAAGAGGTTTCGCTCATATTTTTGAATAAGAACATACCCAAAGACTGGTTTTCTCTGTTAGATTTGCTAGCTCTCACAGCTGCAGCCAGCTCAAATCTGAAGAGATTGCGACTACTCGACGTGAATGTCGAAATACCATCCCTCTCTCTATTAAAGAGCTATCCTTTCAGAGTAGGGATCAAGCATCTCATTATGGCAAAGACCAGATTTCGTAATGCTTCACTGGTGCAGGTTCTGAACGTTGTTGCTGCTGTGTGTCCAAATTTGCAATTGTTGGGTctgtctgattggctagaaGAAATAGGTCCAAATATTAACGTCGACTACAATTCACCTTGTAATTTAAACTTGACAGAGATAAGAGTAGAGTTTCTCCACAACTCTGTTTCATTGCATGGTATGTTGTCTCTAACTTCTGCCATCTGTCCAAGTTTGAGAATTCTTTCCATTGCCAATATAAAAGGATCAATGTCCAGGCCATCAGAAGAATCTACCCAAAGCAGAAAATGCCATACACCACCACCAAGATTTCAACTTAGTTTGATACGATGCTGGAGTCCCATCAGTATACCCGAGTTGCTGTCTTTAATGAGGAGATTCTACCAAGGTGCTATTCTGAAGGTAGCACTATGGGACTGCCAATTAGCCATTCCTCCAGAAAGGAGTGACTATTCCTGGTATTCGGAAAGACATCATTATCAAGTGCACTTGACGAAATGTAGAGCACGTCTTGTTGGAATGACTGTCCAGAACACCATGTCTAAAACCTGTCCTTTCTTTGACCGGGTTgtaaatgatgatgacgatgagttGTTGAAATATCAGACTCCTGGTCAAACCAACCTCTTTGATGAGGCTTCATTCTTTGATGATAGACGGCGACTCATGCATTATGCATTTCTCCAGCATGAAATTGATGCAATCGAATCTCCTAGTTCTCCTAGAGATGTGTACTAA